The following are encoded together in the Acidimicrobiia bacterium genome:
- a CDS encoding YIP1 family protein produces MDTTVIIERATRAIKADATVFSEIGADESHTSSAAAVVGVVGFVGGLINGIFNANSSPVTGAFGGLIGAFIAWGIGSLVFYGLAKMFGGEGDLQGLMRGNAYAAVPSALGGIPVLGWVISLWGVYLFILNVRENMKLSTGAAAAVVLIPVVIAIALVLLIVLVLVAAIAGSS; encoded by the coding sequence ATGGACACGACTGTCATAATCGAACGGGCTACCCGCGCCATAAAGGCCGACGCGACGGTCTTCTCCGAGATTGGCGCTGACGAATCCCACACTTCTTCGGCTGCTGCCGTCGTGGGGGTAGTCGGGTTTGTTGGTGGGCTCATCAACGGCATCTTCAACGCCAATTCGTCTCCCGTTACCGGGGCTTTCGGTGGATTGATCGGTGCTTTCATCGCCTGGGGGATCGGCAGTCTTGTGTTCTATGGGCTCGCCAAAATGTTCGGCGGTGAAGGAGATCTTCAAGGACTGATGCGAGGCAATGCGTATGCAGCGGTCCCGTCGGCCCTCGGTGGTATTCCGGTACTTGGCTGGGTTATCAGCCTGTGGGGTGTCTACTTGTTCATCTTGAACGTGCGGGAGAACATGAAGCTCAGCACTGGAGCGGCTGCCGCCGTGGTGCTGATTCCGGTCGTCATCGCTATTGCGCTCGTGTTGCTCATCGTCCTCGTTCTGGTGGCGGCAATTGCCGGATCTTCGTAG